A DNA window from Microcystis aeruginosa NIES-843 contains the following coding sequences:
- a CDS encoding Sll0314/Alr1548 family TPR repeat-containing protein, whose amino-acid sequence MVLRLGLTKKMAIGASLAVMVMVNWIGPGLAGDPFRKTNPRPIGDKTEAAFNAIFKQGNYLEAKKLIVEATEKEPQEPLSHAMRASLAFTDQDWNTLKTYSEKTKEAAKQMQASDPLRGNLYLAVGSFLEGTYVFQTEGAVSAIPRLQQVFQYLETAEKVNPTDPELNLLKGYMDLILAVNLPFSSPQEAIQRLETYGSPDYLVDRGIALAYRDLKQYDQALQFIDNALKATPDNPELMYLKGQILRIQGNTDKNTGSLKLALDYFNNALKKQEQLPESVKKQLNREHRKVQEEIKSLENTASR is encoded by the coding sequence ATGGTGCTGAGGTTAGGTTTAACGAAAAAAATGGCGATCGGTGCTTCCCTGGCTGTTATGGTAATGGTTAACTGGATTGGTCCCGGGTTAGCTGGAGATCCTTTCCGCAAAACCAATCCCCGACCGATTGGTGATAAGACCGAGGCCGCTTTTAACGCTATTTTTAAACAAGGTAACTATCTAGAGGCAAAAAAATTAATTGTTGAGGCCACAGAAAAGGAACCCCAAGAACCTTTGTCCCATGCTATGCGCGCCTCTCTTGCTTTTACCGACCAGGATTGGAACACCCTAAAAACCTACTCCGAGAAAACTAAGGAAGCGGCCAAGCAAATGCAGGCCAGCGACCCCTTAAGGGGAAATTTGTATCTAGCGGTGGGGAGTTTTTTAGAGGGAACCTACGTTTTTCAAACCGAAGGAGCAGTATCGGCTATCCCCAGATTACAACAGGTGTTTCAGTATTTGGAAACCGCAGAAAAGGTTAATCCTACGGATCCGGAATTGAACCTGTTAAAGGGTTATATGGATTTGATTTTAGCGGTTAATCTGCCCTTTTCTAGTCCCCAAGAGGCAATTCAACGGCTAGAAACCTACGGAAGTCCTGATTACTTGGTCGACCGAGGTATAGCTCTAGCTTACCGGGATTTAAAGCAGTATGATCAGGCTTTGCAGTTTATCGATAACGCTCTGAAAGCGACCCCCGATAATCCGGAATTAATGTATCTGAAAGGTCAAATCCTAAGAATTCAAGGCAATACGGATAAAAATACTGGCTCTTTGAAACTGGCATTGGATTACTTTAATAATGCCCTGAAAAAACAGGAACAACTCCCCGAATCGGTCAAAAAACAGTTAAATCGCGAACACCGTAAGGTACAGGAGGAGATTAAATCCCTAGAAAACACGGCTAGTCGCTAA
- the cax gene encoding calcium/proton exchanger codes for MLSKNTIFAILLIFVPISIAGSLLHWSGTVVFITACLAIIPLAAYMGEATEAIAVVVGPNIGGLMNATFGNATELILAYVALREGFIDVVKATITGSIIGNLLLVMGLSMFLGGLRFKEQEFQPITARLNASAMNLAVVALLLPTAVQFTSTGVGEAVLQRLSVAVAAVLIFVYGLSLLFSMKTHTYLYDVGVAGIEEESARESTAKPKIWFWSLILLIVTIAVAVESELLVASLEEATEQLGLTALFTGVILLPIIGNAAEHATAVTVALKNKMDLSVSVAVGSSMQIALFVAPVLVIMGYIIGQPMDLNFNPFELVAVAVAVWLANSISSDGRSNWLEGMLLLATYAILALAFFFHPLTA; via the coding sequence ATGTTAAGCAAAAACACCATTTTCGCCATCCTATTAATTTTTGTGCCTATATCGATCGCCGGTTCCCTGCTACACTGGAGCGGAACAGTTGTTTTTATCACCGCTTGTCTAGCCATTATCCCCCTAGCGGCCTACATGGGGGAAGCCACCGAAGCGATTGCGGTGGTGGTCGGGCCAAATATTGGCGGTTTGATGAATGCCACCTTTGGCAATGCCACAGAATTAATTCTTGCCTATGTCGCTTTGCGGGAAGGTTTCATCGATGTGGTAAAAGCGACGATTACTGGCTCAATTATCGGTAATTTACTCTTAGTTATGGGATTATCGATGTTTTTAGGCGGTTTACGCTTCAAAGAACAGGAATTTCAACCAATAACTGCCCGTTTAAATGCCTCGGCCATGAATTTAGCGGTGGTGGCGCTCCTTTTACCCACTGCCGTGCAATTTACCTCCACGGGAGTCGGGGAAGCAGTCCTGCAACGTCTATCCGTGGCCGTGGCAGCGGTGTTAATTTTCGTCTATGGTTTAAGTCTCTTATTTTCCATGAAAACCCACACCTATCTCTACGATGTCGGGGTTGCCGGTATCGAGGAGGAAAGCGCCAGAGAAAGCACCGCAAAACCGAAAATCTGGTTTTGGTCTTTGATTTTATTGATCGTTACCATCGCTGTGGCCGTAGAATCGGAGTTATTGGTGGCATCCCTAGAGGAGGCTACGGAACAGCTAGGTTTAACGGCACTGTTTACCGGGGTGATTCTTTTGCCTATTATCGGTAATGCGGCCGAACACGCTACGGCCGTCACCGTCGCTCTTAAGAATAAAATGGATCTATCGGTATCTGTGGCCGTCGGTTCCAGTATGCAGATCGCCCTGTTTGTGGCTCCGGTTTTGGTTATCATGGGTTATATTATCGGTCAGCCCATGGATCTAAATTTTAATCCCTTTGAGTTGGTGGCAGTGGCTGTAGCGGTGTGGTTGGCTAATTCGATTAGTAGTGATGGGCGATCGAATTGGTTAGAAGGAATGTTACTCTTAGCTACCTATGCTATCCTGGCCTTGGCTTTCTTTTTCCATCCTCTCACCGCTTAA
- the thiL gene encoding thiamine-phosphate kinase — MNLTVKDLGEQGLLPILQKYCPAEIIGDDGAILCLKDGYSLVVTTDVLVNNVHFSDITTSPEDVGWRAAAANLSDLAAMGAEPLGITVGLALTPDLAIDWLEGLYRGLSSCLQVYQTAIVGGDVCRATEINISITALGQVAKNEEIRRFNAKVGDSIVITGYHGLSRAGLELLFHPETGRNLNSAQKKRLIQAHQRPRPRLDCIPHLQKIVKQFPIAGMDSSDGLADAIMQICRCSGVGAEIERIPLHPTLKEYVGAEKALEWALYGGEDFELVLCLPPDSARELLEKVGEEGAIIGQIVPGKEIKLADGRNLSLSSGFQHF; from the coding sequence ATGAATTTAACCGTTAAAGATTTGGGTGAACAGGGATTGCTACCGATTCTGCAAAAATATTGTCCTGCGGAGATTATCGGTGATGATGGGGCGATTTTATGCCTCAAGGATGGTTATTCTCTCGTCGTCACCACTGATGTTTTAGTTAATAACGTCCACTTTAGCGATATTACCACCTCTCCGGAAGATGTGGGCTGGCGAGCGGCGGCGGCTAATTTATCCGATTTAGCGGCTATGGGGGCAGAACCCCTGGGAATTACGGTAGGATTGGCTTTAACTCCCGATCTAGCCATCGATTGGCTAGAAGGACTCTATCGGGGTCTTAGCTCTTGTCTGCAAGTATATCAGACGGCGATCGTTGGTGGCGATGTCTGTCGGGCCACGGAGATTAACATCAGCATCACTGCCCTGGGACAAGTGGCAAAAAATGAAGAAATTAGACGTTTTAACGCAAAAGTTGGCGATAGTATCGTTATTACTGGTTATCACGGTTTATCGCGGGCCGGATTAGAGTTACTCTTTCACCCTGAAACCGGGAGGAATTTAAATTCCGCCCAAAAAAAGCGATTAATCCAAGCTCATCAACGGCCGCGACCGAGACTCGATTGCATACCACATTTACAAAAAATTGTCAAGCAATTTCCCATCGCCGGCATGGATAGCAGTGACGGGTTAGCAGATGCCATCATGCAAATTTGTCGCTGTAGTGGGGTTGGTGCTGAAATCGAGAGGATTCCCCTGCATCCAACCCTGAAAGAATATGTAGGAGCCGAAAAAGCTCTAGAATGGGCTTTATACGGCGGTGAAGACTTTGAATTAGTTTTGTGTTTGCCCCCGGACAGTGCCAGAGAATTGCTGGAGAAAGTGGGGGAAGAGGGGGCGATAATCGGTCAAATCGTCCCGGGGAAAGAGATAAAATTAGCCGATGGTAGAAACCTCAGTTTAAGCTCTGGATTTCAACATTTTTAG
- a CDS encoding serine/threonine-protein kinase: MTYCLNPNCTQPKNAPTALICESCGSKLLLHDRYQTLRILGKGGFGATFVSSDLSLPDKPLCVVKQLQPPPKDASVFRMAKDLFDREAETLAKLGVHPQIPRLLDYFEDNQEFYLVQEYVKGHNLHQEVKKRGPFSEAGVKQFLSELLPILKYVHEQRVIHRDIKPANLIRRQTDRKLVLIDFGAVKNPVNSVMANADSQTALTNFAVGTQGFAPPEQMAMRPVYASDIYAVGATCLYLLTGKSPKAIEVDINTGELLWEKLVKVSPQFAKVLKTMLEVSVRHRYKSAQEVMDALDMTAYADSLAQSLIAAPMVTSQPPRQNSGSMATSSVSVPLKSKFRPKNQNPEASPDNMLGGQMAFSLFNTNVLNKSKARSSTELTLLKKKPRLDEKALLDAYNNGRRNFAQEELPNLNLAKAKLVGVNFCQSKLTRANLQGADLSNADLGRANLSQAILKSTNLNNAYLGYADLEKADLRGANLTGAHLRYANLKDANLCGANLSDAQVTREQIALAKTNWLTVMPNGKRGSW; the protein is encoded by the coding sequence ATGACCTACTGCCTTAATCCCAACTGTACTCAACCAAAAAACGCCCCGACAGCGTTAATCTGCGAGAGTTGCGGTTCAAAACTTCTTCTGCACGACCGCTATCAAACCCTACGCATTTTGGGGAAAGGAGGGTTTGGGGCAACTTTTGTATCATCGGATCTGTCCCTACCAGATAAGCCCCTCTGTGTGGTCAAACAACTGCAACCTCCCCCTAAAGATGCTAGTGTTTTTCGCATGGCTAAGGATCTTTTTGATCGAGAAGCGGAAACCTTGGCAAAACTGGGAGTTCATCCGCAGATTCCCCGATTATTAGACTATTTTGAAGATAATCAAGAGTTTTATCTAGTTCAAGAATACGTTAAAGGTCATAACCTGCACCAAGAGGTCAAAAAACGCGGACCGTTTAGCGAAGCGGGAGTCAAACAGTTTTTAAGTGAACTCTTGCCGATTTTGAAATATGTCCACGAGCAAAGGGTAATTCATCGGGATATCAAACCCGCTAACCTAATTCGTCGGCAAACAGACCGAAAATTGGTTCTGATTGACTTCGGGGCCGTCAAAAATCCAGTTAATAGCGTCATGGCCAATGCCGATTCTCAAACCGCTTTGACTAATTTTGCCGTGGGTACCCAAGGTTTTGCCCCCCCCGAACAGATGGCCATGCGTCCCGTTTACGCTAGTGATATCTACGCGGTGGGAGCTACCTGTCTCTATCTACTCACGGGCAAATCTCCTAAAGCGATCGAAGTTGATATTAATACAGGTGAATTACTCTGGGAAAAATTAGTCAAGGTGAGTCCCCAGTTTGCTAAAGTCCTGAAAACAATGCTGGAAGTCTCTGTCCGTCATCGCTACAAATCCGCTCAAGAGGTAATGGATGCTTTAGACATGACGGCTTATGCCGACAGTCTAGCCCAAAGTTTAATCGCCGCTCCAATGGTTACTTCCCAGCCCCCCCGACAAAATTCAGGTTCGATGGCCACTTCCTCCGTTTCTGTCCCTCTCAAGTCTAAATTTCGTCCCAAAAATCAAAATCCAGAGGCCTCTCCAGATAATATGCTGGGGGGACAGATGGCTTTTTCGCTGTTTAATACAAATGTATTGAATAAAAGTAAAGCCCGCAGCAGCACAGAGCTAACCTTACTGAAGAAAAAACCCCGCTTAGATGAAAAAGCGCTTCTCGATGCTTACAATAACGGCCGGCGCAATTTCGCCCAAGAGGAATTACCAAATCTCAATCTGGCCAAAGCCAAACTTGTGGGCGTCAATTTCTGTCAATCCAAATTAACAAGAGCTAATTTACAAGGGGCAGATCTGTCCAATGCGGATCTGGGCCGGGCTAATCTCAGTCAAGCTATTCTCAAAAGTACCAATTTAAATAATGCCTATCTCGGTTATGCAGACCTAGAAAAGGCCGATTTACGCGGGGCTAATCTCACTGGCGCCCATCTTCGCTACGCTAATCTCAAAGATGCTAATCTTTGCGGGGCTAATCTCTCTGATGCCCAAGTAACTCGAGAACAAATCGCCCTAGCAAAAACCAATTGGTTAACAGTTATGCCCAATGGTAAACGCGGTTCCTGGTAA
- a CDS encoding site-2 protease family protein, which produces MEMWLLLGILGGFTYFIVKRSVAKITTTPIWLIWLVLMTPALIWTGWTLIYGEDTPMPAFLLIGPFVICPFLYWWLVQMGRVTPQESPPSPAETANLVLENIDNPAPKSDLKPITAEEEKSLRDCFPWGIYYLQNIDYRPQAILCRGKLRAVPEEAYQVIKNNVEKVFGDRFLLLFQESFQGQPFFALVANPWQQKTETIETEKVTRPFLALGLLLLTILTTTVVGAGLSGITTQQLENNSSLLLQGLPYSLGLIAILGLHEFSHYFTAVKYKIKTTLPYFIPIPFFLGTFGAFIQMRSPVPTRKALFDVAVAGPLGGIIIAIPLLFWGLYLSEIVPLTNQSSLLNFQALNPQFSFLLSILAKLALGSNLIAGKAIHLHPLAVAGYVGIIVTALNLMPVGQLDGGHIVHAMYGQKTAIIIGQLTRLFMFILALVQPDFLLWAIILLLMPVSDQPALNDVTELDNKRDLLGLFSLALLLSILLPLPEAVARWWGM; this is translated from the coding sequence ATGGAAATGTGGTTGTTATTAGGGATTCTGGGCGGTTTCACCTATTTTATCGTCAAGCGTAGCGTGGCCAAAATCACGACAACACCAATTTGGTTAATTTGGTTAGTCCTGATGACTCCGGCTCTTATTTGGACCGGCTGGACGTTAATCTATGGAGAGGATACCCCCATGCCGGCATTTTTGCTGATCGGTCCTTTTGTGATCTGCCCTTTTTTGTATTGGTGGCTAGTACAAATGGGTCGGGTTACTCCCCAAGAAAGCCCCCCATCACCAGCGGAAACAGCGAATTTAGTCCTAGAAAATATTGATAATCCTGCACCTAAAAGTGATTTAAAACCGATCACTGCTGAAGAGGAAAAATCCCTACGAGATTGTTTTCCTTGGGGAATTTATTATCTGCAAAATATCGATTATCGTCCCCAGGCAATTCTCTGTCGGGGCAAATTGCGAGCAGTTCCCGAAGAAGCTTATCAAGTGATTAAAAACAATGTGGAAAAGGTTTTTGGTGATCGCTTTTTATTGCTTTTCCAAGAAAGTTTTCAGGGACAACCTTTTTTCGCTCTTGTGGCTAATCCCTGGCAGCAAAAAACAGAAACTATAGAAACTGAAAAAGTTACTCGCCCCTTTCTTGCCCTGGGTTTATTGTTATTAACTATCTTAACCACCACAGTGGTCGGTGCGGGATTAAGTGGCATTACCACCCAACAATTAGAAAATAATTCTAGTTTATTATTGCAAGGTTTACCCTACAGTTTAGGCTTAATTGCTATTTTAGGACTGCACGAATTCAGTCATTATTTTACAGCAGTTAAATATAAAATTAAAACTACCTTGCCCTATTTTATCCCCATTCCTTTCTTCCTAGGCACCTTCGGGGCTTTTATTCAAATGCGATCGCCTGTACCCACCCGCAAAGCTTTATTTGATGTGGCGGTGGCCGGTCCTTTGGGGGGTATAATTATCGCTATTCCTCTACTGTTTTGGGGGTTGTACCTCTCGGAAATAGTTCCCCTAACTAATCAAAGCAGTTTATTAAATTTTCAGGCGTTAAATCCGCAGTTTTCTTTTCTCTTGTCTATCCTAGCTAAACTAGCCCTCGGCAGTAATTTAATCGCCGGAAAAGCGATCCATTTACATCCTTTAGCGGTAGCTGGTTATGTAGGAATTATCGTTACAGCCCTAAATTTAATGCCCGTGGGTCAATTGGATGGTGGTCATATTGTTCACGCCATGTATGGGCAGAAAACCGCCATAATTATCGGTCAATTAACTCGATTATTCATGTTTATTTTAGCCCTAGTGCAACCAGATTTTTTACTCTGGGCGATTATTCTCTTATTAATGCCAGTCAGCGATCAACCTGCTTTAAATGATGTCACCGAATTGGATAATAAACGAGATTTATTAGGTTTATTTTCCCTGGCTTTGTTATTAAGTATTTTGCTACCCCTTCCCGAAGCGGTGGCCCGTTGGTGGGGGATGTAA
- a CDS encoding fatty acid desaturase — MTATTDKLHGELITSIEPDFKLKDIIKSIPKEYFQKDPVKAWFGVITNILAVIAGYAMLVYSPWYLLPLAWIFTGTALTGFFVIAHDCGHRSFSNRPWVNDLVGHIFLLPLIYPFHCWRFLHDRHHTKTNMVTIDNAWDPWELEAFNSANPLVRLFYRGIRGRFWWLGSIAHWAILHFNIEQFKENEREKARFSMIVVLVFAAIFFPTLIFYTGVWGLVKFWVVPWFVYHFWMSTFTLVHHTDPDIQFSYPEDWNQALAQLEGTVHCSYPRWVEILCHDINVHIPHHISTAIPSYNLRKVHASLKENWGSHLKETEFSWALMKRIVDYCHIFDSETAYKTFKESRG, encoded by the coding sequence ATGACGGCAACGACGGATAAATTGCATGGGGAGTTGATCACCTCGATCGAGCCAGACTTTAAACTGAAAGATATTATTAAAAGCATTCCCAAAGAATATTTCCAGAAAGACCCAGTTAAAGCTTGGTTTGGAGTGATTACGAATATTTTGGCGGTCATTGCGGGTTATGCAATGCTAGTTTATTCTCCCTGGTATTTACTGCCTTTAGCTTGGATTTTCACGGGTACAGCTTTAACGGGATTTTTTGTGATCGCGCATGATTGCGGTCATCGGTCTTTTTCCAATCGACCCTGGGTTAATGATCTTGTCGGTCATATTTTCCTCTTACCGCTTATCTATCCCTTCCACTGCTGGCGTTTCCTGCATGATCGCCATCATACTAAAACTAACATGGTAACTATAGATAATGCTTGGGATCCGTGGGAACTAGAAGCTTTTAACTCGGCCAATCCCTTAGTGCGTCTCTTTTATCGCGGCATTCGCGGACGTTTCTGGTGGCTTGGTTCGATCGCCCACTGGGCTATTCTACACTTCAACATCGAACAATTCAAGGAGAACGAACGGGAAAAAGCGCGCTTTTCGATGATTGTCGTCCTAGTTTTTGCCGCTATTTTTTTCCCAACCCTAATTTTCTACACTGGTGTTTGGGGATTGGTTAAATTTTGGGTGGTACCTTGGTTTGTCTATCATTTTTGGATGAGTACCTTTACCCTTGTCCATCACACAGACCCCGATATTCAATTTTCCTATCCCGAAGACTGGAATCAAGCTTTAGCGCAACTAGAAGGGACAGTTCACTGTAGCTATCCCCGTTGGGTAGAAATTCTCTGTCACGATATTAATGTCCATATCCCCCATCATATCTCGACGGCGATTCCTTCCTATAACCTCCGCAAAGTTCACGCTAGTCTCAAAGAAAATTGGGGTAGTCACCTGAAAGAAACCGAGTTTTCTTGGGCATTAATGAAGCGAATTGTTGATTATTGCCATATTTTCGACTCCGAAACCGCCTACAAAACTTTTAAGGAAAGTCGCGGTTAA
- the ffh gene encoding signal recognition particle protein, translating to MFDALADRLEDAWKKLRGQDKISSANIQDTLKEVRRALLEADVNLQVVKGFIAEVEKQALGAEVISGVNPGQQFIKIVYDELVKIMGESNVPLAQADKPPTVILMAGLQGTGKTTATAKLALYLRKQSKSCLMVATDVYRPAAIDQLITLGKQINVPVFEMGSQANPVDIARQGVEKAKELGVDTVIIDTAGRLQIDTQMMGELAQIKKIVKPDDTLLVVDAMTGQEAASLTNTFHQQIGITGAILTKLDGDTRGGAALSVRQISGQPIKFVGVGEKVEALEPFYPDRLASRILNMGDVLTLVEKAQEQLDLEDAAKMQAKILEAKFDFNDFLKQMRLLKNMGSLGGVLKLIPGLGKLSGTDIEKGEKELKRTEAMINSMTTEERANPDLLAKSPNRRRRIAKGSGHPETEVTKLITNFTRMRSMMQQMGRGQMPAMPGMPGMGGGMFGGGNQPGFRGQGGSPKKPKKIKKKKGFGDL from the coding sequence ATGTTCGACGCACTGGCCGATCGCTTAGAAGACGCATGGAAAAAGTTACGAGGTCAAGATAAAATCTCCTCGGCCAACATACAAGATACCCTAAAAGAAGTCCGGCGGGCTTTACTGGAAGCAGATGTTAACCTACAGGTAGTCAAGGGATTTATTGCTGAGGTCGAGAAACAAGCCCTCGGCGCTGAAGTGATTTCCGGAGTCAATCCCGGTCAGCAATTTATCAAAATTGTCTATGATGAATTAGTTAAAATTATGGGGGAAAGCAACGTTCCCCTAGCCCAGGCCGATAAACCCCCCACCGTAATTTTAATGGCCGGGTTGCAAGGGACAGGAAAAACCACCGCCACCGCCAAATTAGCCCTATATCTCCGCAAACAGTCCAAAAGCTGTCTGATGGTGGCCACCGATGTTTACCGTCCGGCGGCCATTGACCAATTAATCACCCTCGGTAAACAGATAAATGTTCCCGTCTTCGAGATGGGTTCTCAGGCTAATCCTGTCGATATCGCCCGTCAAGGTGTGGAAAAAGCCAAAGAATTGGGCGTAGATACCGTTATCATCGACACCGCTGGTCGTTTGCAGATAGATACCCAGATGATGGGCGAACTAGCACAAATCAAGAAAATTGTCAAGCCCGACGACACTTTATTAGTGGTGGATGCGATGACTGGTCAGGAAGCGGCCAGTCTTACCAACACTTTTCACCAACAAATCGGCATCACGGGGGCAATTCTCACCAAACTTGATGGCGATACTCGCGGTGGTGCGGCCTTATCAGTGCGGCAAATATCGGGACAACCGATTAAATTTGTTGGGGTTGGCGAAAAAGTAGAAGCTTTAGAGCCATTTTATCCCGATCGCCTTGCCAGTCGCATCCTCAATATGGGTGATGTCCTGACGCTAGTGGAAAAAGCTCAGGAACAGTTAGACCTAGAAGACGCGGCTAAAATGCAGGCCAAGATTTTAGAGGCTAAGTTTGATTTTAATGACTTCCTCAAACAGATGCGGCTGTTAAAAAATATGGGTTCCCTGGGGGGAGTCCTCAAGTTAATCCCCGGTCTAGGCAAACTGAGCGGGACAGACATCGAAAAGGGCGAAAAAGAGTTAAAACGCACGGAAGCGATGATTAATTCCATGACCACGGAGGAACGCGCTAACCCCGATTTATTGGCTAAGTCTCCTAATCGTCGTCGTCGCATTGCCAAAGGTTCGGGACATCCGGAAACGGAAGTTACCAAACTAATTACTAATTTCACCAGAATGCGATCGATGATGCAACAGATGGGACGGGGACAAATGCCCGCTATGCCGGGGATGCCCGGGATGGGTGGCGGAATGTTTGGGGGTGGCAATCAACCGGGGTTCCGCGGTCAGGGTGGCAGCCCGAAAAAACCGAAGAAAATCAAGAAAAAGAAAGGTTTTGGCGATTTATAG
- a CDS encoding YdcF family protein codes for MVLKANSRRKKRVSLKAKLGKSRLKLLAIPLILAILGWLYHDLRQQWLKPEAIFVLGGHADRERFAAKLAKEYPDLPIWVSSGSPRRYVRKIFKKAGIPPERLHLDYNARDTVTNFTSLADQLKAQGIDSVYLVTSDNHMRRARLVGEIVFGSRGIMIKPVTVPSQSPPEPLEKSLRDGFRAILWIITGSTGEFWLESDSSPHLRSK; via the coding sequence ATGGTTCTCAAGGCTAATTCTCGCAGAAAAAAGCGAGTTTCTCTGAAAGCGAAGTTAGGCAAATCTAGGTTAAAATTGCTGGCTATTCCGCTAATTTTGGCGATTTTAGGCTGGTTATACCACGATTTACGTCAGCAGTGGCTAAAACCGGAAGCGATTTTTGTTTTGGGAGGTCATGCCGATCGAGAACGTTTTGCGGCAAAATTGGCTAAGGAATATCCCGATCTACCGATTTGGGTGTCTTCCGGTAGTCCGCGACGATATGTGAGAAAGATTTTTAAAAAAGCGGGAATTCCCCCAGAACGTCTCCATCTCGATTACAATGCGCGAGATACTGTCACTAACTTTACTAGCCTAGCCGATCAACTGAAAGCCCAAGGTATTGATAGTGTCTATCTAGTCACTTCCGATAATCACATGAGAAGGGCGCGATTAGTGGGAGAAATTGTTTTTGGTAGTCGCGGAATTATGATTAAACCGGTGACTGTTCCCTCCCAATCACCCCCCGAACCCCTAGAAAAGTCCCTCAGAGACGGTTTTAGGGCAATATTATGGATAATAACCGGTTCTACCGGGGAATTTTGGCTAGAATCCGATTCTAGTCCCCATCTCCGATCAAAATAA
- a CDS encoding ABC transporter ATP-binding protein, producing the protein MLYLKDVVYHPPAALNPILQGINLELAPQELGLIVGPSGSGKTTLLEILAGFADKTGGTIHWRDQELTVLHLQQLGGIVFQFPERHFCGKTILEELRLGHPEIKSDRLTAALKEVGLENIPLDTSPHNLSGGQQRRLSLAVQLIRQPNLLLLDEPTAGLDWSMRRQLAKLLASLKQHWTLLVVSHDAGELLPIADRHWKIEQGHLRELKSEKTDS; encoded by the coding sequence ATGCTTTATCTCAAAGATGTGGTTTATCATCCTCCCGCTGCTCTCAATCCCATTTTACAGGGGATTAATCTCGAATTAGCCCCCCAAGAATTAGGTCTGATTGTCGGCCCCAGTGGTTCTGGAAAAACGACTCTTTTGGAAATTTTAGCAGGCTTTGCCGATAAAACAGGAGGGACGATTCACTGGCGCGACCAAGAATTAACGGTGCTGCACCTGCAACAATTAGGAGGAATCGTTTTTCAGTTTCCTGAACGTCATTTTTGCGGTAAAACCATCCTTGAGGAGTTGCGTCTCGGTCATCCGGAGATTAAAAGCGATCGCCTAACAGCGGCCTTAAAGGAGGTAGGATTAGAAAATATTCCTCTGGATACTTCTCCCCACAATCTTAGTGGAGGTCAACAGCGTCGTTTATCTCTCGCTGTCCAGTTAATCCGGCAGCCTAATCTGTTACTTCTCGATGAACCTACGGCCGGTTTAGATTGGTCGATGCGTCGTCAATTGGCTAAACTTCTCGCTAGTCTCAAACAACACTGGACTTTATTAGTAGTTAGTCACGATGCCGGAGAATTATTGCCTATTGCTGACCGTCACTGGAAAATTGAACAAGGACATTTGAGGGAATTAAAAAGTGAAAAAACGGATAGTTGA
- the rsmG gene encoding 16S rRNA (guanine(527)-N(7))-methyltransferase RsmG, translated as MILPELFDLWQETLEWQPDGAQQARFQQLYDLILEGNQRFNLTRITQPEEFWEKHLWDSLSGLAWLQKSQPDLLTKSLSVIDLGTGAGFPGVPIAIAYPHWSVTLLDSTQKKINFLEEVIDKLELNNTKTRLGRAEIVGKNLKHNCAYDIVCLRAVGNVDICVNYALPFLKKTGIAILYRGQWSAQDSLSLEENLGKAGGKILEIASFTTPLSESVRHCLYISKK; from the coding sequence ATGATCCTTCCTGAATTATTTGACCTTTGGCAAGAAACCCTAGAATGGCAACCCGATGGGGCCCAACAAGCGCGATTTCAACAACTTTATGACTTGATTTTAGAGGGTAATCAACGTTTTAATCTCACTCGAATTACCCAACCGGAGGAGTTTTGGGAAAAACATCTTTGGGATTCTTTATCGGGTTTAGCTTGGTTACAAAAATCCCAGCCAGATTTATTGACAAAATCCCTATCAGTCATCGATTTGGGGACCGGGGCCGGATTTCCGGGAGTGCCAATTGCGATCGCATATCCCCATTGGTCGGTGACTCTCTTAGATTCCACCCAAAAAAAGATTAATTTTCTTGAAGAAGTTATTGACAAATTAGAGTTAAATAACACGAAAACTCGTTTAGGTCGGGCGGAAATCGTCGGGAAAAACCTTAAACATAACTGTGCTTACGATATCGTCTGTTTGCGAGCGGTAGGTAATGTGGATATCTGTGTTAACTATGCTTTGCCTTTCCTGAAAAAGACCGGAATCGCTATTCTCTATCGTGGTCAGTGGTCCGCGCAGGATAGTTTAAGTTTAGAGGAGAATCTAGGGAAAGCTGGCGGTAAAATCCTCGAAATTGCCAGTTTTACCACTCCCTTAAGCGAAAGCGTCCGTCATTGTCTATATATCTCCAAGAAATAA